The DNA region GAAGATATGTTTCATTATCCGCGTGTTTTCTAGCTCTCGATCTTGAACGTAAGATTTCCTGAACTTTTTCAAATTGTTCAATTGGGATTATCGGACTGTGATTTCCTTCTTTAACGATCCATTCCGATTCATCTCTAAAAGTTGTTTTAGAATCTTTTGTACTTCTCTTGTTGTATATCATTGTTCCTGTTAAAGCCTGATTTGTAATCAATCGTTTAACATTTATTTGGTCAAACATCTTGTTTCTTTTAGTAGTAATACCTCTATCATTTAATTTTTTGGCTATCATGCGATATCCATCACCCTGTTCAGCAAGTTCGAACATATATCTAACATTTTTTGCTTCTTCTTCATTAATAACATACTTTTTATCTATTACATCATAGCCGTAACAGGGTCCGACTATTGCTCGATCAGTATTTTTAGCTAGTGATATCATGTTGTCCTTAACGCGCTCAGAAGTACGCTCACGTTCAAACTCAGCAAACGTCCCTAACAATTGAAGTGTCATTCTCCCTACTGCGGTAGATGTATCAAAACTCTCGGATGCGGAAACATAACTGCAATTATACTGAGTTAATAATTTTACTGTTTGAAGTAGATCAAGCAGGTTTCTGCACAATCTATCTAATTTCGATGTAAGTACAATTTGGAGTTTACCCTCAGTAACATCATCCAATAATTTTTTTATTGCTGGCCGTCTAAGATCCTTGGCACTATAACCATCATCGATATAAAATGTTGGTTCACTCCAGCCCATCGCCACGCAGTATGCTTTAAGTCTTTCTTGTTGCTCGTTAAGAGAATTCCCCTTGTCTGCTTGTTCGTCAGTTGATACACGAATATAAGCGGCGACATTACTCATCGAGTTAATCCTCCTTAGTATTTGATTAAATTCATTTTAAGTTTTCCTATAATGACTAT from Paenibacillus sp. JNUCC-31 includes:
- a CDS encoding recombinase family protein; amino-acid sequence: MSNVAAYIRVSTDEQADKGNSLNEQQERLKAYCVAMGWSEPTFYIDDGYSAKDLRRPAIKKLLDDVTEGKLQIVLTSKLDRLCRNLLDLLQTVKLLTQYNCSYVSASESFDTSTAVGRMTLQLLGTFAEFERERTSERVKDNMISLAKNTDRAIVGPCYGYDVIDKKYVINEEEAKNVRYMFELAEQGDGYRMIAKKLNDRGITTKRNKMFDQINVKRLITNQALTGTMIYNKRSTKDSKTTFRDESEWIVKEGNHSPIIPIEQFEKVQEILRSRSRARKHADNETYLLTGLAKCGHCERNMKGSTARVKRKYNDYTYYRYICGSYQLGYGCKHHAVHREDLETLIIEQIRELVAASTKELNINISPRASAIDEIKDLKSQLSKVGNKMQKQIEAFENDLISAEDLKAARMRVEADRDSLNKRISQLLSKKYEAETVQKNAALMLPDILGADRLKAKQAIRQIIEQVTITNGEQIEIVWK